A window of the Haloquadratum walsbyi C23 genome harbors these coding sequences:
- a CDS encoding secondary thiamine-phosphate synthase enzyme YjbQ, giving the protein MQRSQAQTRFEISTKDQLSVTDITAQVHAAVPDDLTGIITVFVEHTTAAITVNEAEKRLQSDFETALNELIDDTGWRHNEIDGNADSHIRAMLIGASATIPIEDGELTTGTWQSVLLIECDGPRTRTVSVTATPAVNSHT; this is encoded by the coding sequence TTTGAGATATCAACAAAAGATCAACTGTCGGTCACAGATATCACGGCGCAAGTCCATGCCGCTGTACCAGATGACCTGACGGGCATCATAACAGTGTTTGTTGAACATACAACCGCTGCTATAACCGTGAATGAAGCCGAGAAACGACTACAAAGTGACTTTGAGACAGCACTTAATGAACTCATTGATGATACTGGTTGGCGGCATAATGAAATTGATGGAAACGCTGATTCGCATATCCGTGCGATGCTCATTGGAGCGAGCGCAACAATTCCGATCGAAGACGGTGAACTCACAACGGGCACATGGCAATCAGTCCTTCTGATTGAGTGCGACGGTCCCCGAACACGAACAGTGAGTGTCACAGCTACGCCAGCTGTGAATAGCCACACCTAG